The following nucleotide sequence is from Bacteroidota bacterium.
TACCGCAACGATGATAGATGCCAGTGGCAAACATATTTATCCAGGTATTATCGCAATGAATAACCAACTTGGTTTGAAGGAAATAGAGGCTGTGCGGGCAACAAGGGATGCTTATGAGGTTGGTCAATTCAATCCGAATATCCGATCAATTATTGCATATAATACTGATTCTAAAGCAATTGCGACACTCAGAACAAATGGAATTTTATTGTCGCAGGTAATTCCCGATGGAGGAATAATTTCCGGACAAAGCTCTGTTGTAAAATTATCGGGATGGAATTGGGAGGATGCCGCAGTTAAAATGGATAATAATATGCATATGTATTGGCCGGGATATTATGGTTATGATTATATAAAAGGAGAATATAAAAAGAGCGATACTTATGATAATGAAGTGATAGCAATAAAAAACTTTTTTGATGAAGCAAAAGCATATTGCAACAGCACTGATCATGCAGTAAAAAACTTGCGTTTTGAATCCATGCGGAAAATTTTCAGTGCGGAACAAAAATTATTTATTGATGCAAACGACGCAAAACAAATTATTGGTGTAGTTGATTTTGCAAAACAATATCAGATAAAAATTGTGTTAGTTGGAGGCAGACAAAGTTATCGCGTATTGGATCTTTTGAAAGAAAATAACATTCCGGTGTTGTTGGAATGCACGCATGAACTTCCCGGCCTGGAAGGTGATCCTGTTGAACTTCCTTACAAATTACCTTCCATTTTATTAAAGGCAGGAATTGAATGTGGCCTTAGTGTAAGTAATGAAGGAGGAAGTTTTTGGAATATGCGCAATCTGCCTTTTGATGCGGGTACGGCGGCGGCATATGGAATAACAAAAGAGGATGCATTAAAAATGATCACACTTACCAATGCAAAATTATTGGGAATTGAAAAAAATTACGGAACTCTGGAAACAGGAAAAAGTGCAACTTT
It contains:
- a CDS encoding amidohydrolase family protein, producing MNIPFNNIRYIMTIALLSVFFTLSAQKVPIVISNAMVHVGNASIIDNGMVIIQEGILQYVGPKKESGYDDNTATMIDASGKHIYPGIIAMNNQLGLKEIEAVRATRDAYEVGQFNPNIRSIIAYNTDSKAIATLRTNGILLSQVIPDGGIISGQSSVVKLSGWNWEDAAVKMDNNMHMYWPGYYGYDYIKGEYKKSDTYDNEVIAIKNFFDEAKAYCNSTDHAVKNLRFESMRKIFSAEQKLFIDANDAKQIIGVVDFAKQYQIKIVLVGGRQSYRVLDLLKENNIPVLLECTHELPGLEGDPVELPYKLPSILLKAGIECGLSVSNEGGSFWNMRNLPFDAGTAAAYGITKEDALKMITLTNAKLLGIEKNYGTLETGKSATLFISEGDVLDMRTSRITNIYINGEKTQVTNWQTDLSKKYEQKYGIEITE